In one window of Poriferisphaera corsica DNA:
- a CDS encoding TIGR04282 family arsenosugar biosynthesis glycosyltransferase yields MRELRNNNAGYGGGNDGGNEHGGHRGRERTGPVRVVLMSKPPMPGAVKTRLAKDTSAFCAARIHQAMLQTMITRLSHLAADMGKGKIELVLALTDVEGMDGKMRKWGDMVTQTAIGTKILTMARCDNPRDDEVMSVTLPEDWGLVDQGTGENWDLGKRLEHVWGMRPKQSVMFLGTDSPDVPVDYLWEAVRRLKNGREGVIGEVSDGGYWTLGMPWFEPELVRGVDWGTGSVYHQTLENAENVNVRLTSLPKWHDVDTLEDLKAMRDRMKFEREPALQQLVKKLDELAGV; encoded by the coding sequence ATGAGAGAACTTAGAAATAATAATGCGGGGTATGGTGGGGGAAACGATGGGGGAAATGAACACGGAGGTCATCGAGGCCGTGAGCGTACGGGGCCGGTACGGGTGGTATTGATGAGCAAGCCACCGATGCCGGGAGCGGTGAAGACACGGCTAGCGAAGGATACTTCAGCGTTTTGTGCGGCACGGATCCATCAAGCGATGCTCCAGACAATGATTACGCGATTATCGCATCTGGCAGCGGATATGGGGAAGGGGAAAATTGAGCTGGTGCTGGCACTGACAGATGTGGAGGGGATGGATGGTAAGATGCGAAAATGGGGGGATATGGTGACACAAACAGCGATCGGCACCAAAATTTTGACGATGGCGAGATGCGACAATCCGCGGGATGATGAGGTGATGTCGGTGACGTTGCCAGAGGATTGGGGATTAGTGGATCAGGGGACTGGAGAAAATTGGGATTTGGGCAAACGGCTGGAGCACGTTTGGGGGATGCGGCCTAAGCAGAGTGTGATGTTTTTGGGGACGGATTCGCCCGATGTGCCGGTGGATTATTTGTGGGAAGCGGTGAGGCGATTGAAGAATGGCCGGGAGGGTGTGATTGGGGAGGTCAGTGATGGGGGGTATTGGACGCTGGGGATGCCTTGGTTTGAGCCAGAATTGGTGAGAGGTGTCGACTGGGGCACGGGGAGCGTGTACCATCAGACACTGGAGAACGCTGAGAACGTGAATGTGAGGCTGACAAGTTTGCCGAAGTGGCATGATGTCGACACGTTAGAAGATTTGAAGGCGATGAGAGATCGCATGAAATTCGAACGTGAGCCTGCGTTACAGCAATTAGTTAAGAAACTGGATGAACTAGCAGGGGTCTGA